The Leptospira terpstrae serovar Hualin str. LT 11-33 = ATCC 700639 nucleotide sequence AACTCATCCATGTAAATGGTGGAGAAGTTCTTATGATTCTTGTTATGCGGTCAGGAACTGTGCTCAATCGAAATATTTTTTTCGATTACCACATCTCGCAAGAGACTCTGTACCAAATTTCAAGATATTTGAATGATAATGTCAAAGGTTTTGATGTTCATGAAATTCAAAGTAATCTGATTCCTCAGATGATGATGCAAAAGGAAGGTCCAGAAGGATTTGCTTTGTTTGCACCATCGATTGCACGAGCAATGGGAACAGACAGTCAATCTGTTGATAACTTATACATCGATGGATTGAAAAACTTATACGAAAACTTTAAGGATGAAGAGGAACAATTAGAGAACATCCTGCATCTATTTGATGAAAAACAGTTCCTCAAAGAATTTTTTAGCGATTATGTTCCGATGGATGGTGTTTATACCATTATTGGAAAAGATGGTAATGAAAAGTTAGGTGGTGTGACCATCATTACAACCAATTACCGAATGGGTGAAAAGAGGATTGGTTCCATGGGAATCATTGGTCCTCAGAGGATGAATTACAACAAAGCATTACCTT carries:
- the hrcA gene encoding heat-inducible transcriptional repressor HrcA, coding for MDLSPRHRSILKALVEEFVSDNKPVGSKTLSEKYDIGVSPATIRSCLAELEEMGFIVARHTSGGRVPTERGYRLYVDSLVTLFELTMREKQRIQEEYLRMQFRLDQVLVATSKVLASLSQSASVVLGPEGSLDTLKHIELIHVNGGEVLMILVMRSGTVLNRNIFFDYHISQETLYQISRYLNDNVKGFDVHEIQSNLIPQMMMQKEGPEGFALFAPSIARAMGTDSQSVDNLYIDGLKNLYENFKDEEEQLENILHLFDEKQFLKEFFSDYVPMDGVYTIIGKDGNEKLGGVTIITTNYRMGEKRIGSMGIIGPQRMNYNKALPLIEFTSKLVSEMITKLSR